A DNA window from Candidatus Methylomirabilota bacterium contains the following coding sequences:
- the rbfA gene encoding 30S ribosome-binding factor RbfA, whose protein sequence is MQGKRLERVNQLMREEISRLVQRELKDPRLGWVTITEVNVTPDLRQAKVFVSVLGPEDKWVASFKALESARGYIWGALRKTLDLRVTPELSFRPDRSMEHAARMQALLAGLKPDRRAPVEDED, encoded by the coding sequence ATGCAAGGCAAGCGACTCGAGCGAGTGAATCAGCTGATGCGCGAGGAGATCTCGCGGCTCGTCCAACGCGAGCTCAAGGATCCACGCCTCGGCTGGGTGACCATCACCGAGGTCAACGTGACGCCCGATCTGCGCCAGGCCAAGGTCTTCGTCTCGGTGCTCGGACCCGAGGACAAGTGGGTGGCGTCCTTCAAGGCGCTGGAGAGCGCCCGCGGCTACATCTGGGGCGCGCTCCGCAAGACGCTCGACCTGCGCGTCACCCCCGAGCTCTCCTTCCGGCCCGACCGCTCGATGGAGCACGCGGCGCGGATGCAGGCGTTGCTCGCGGGGCTCAAGCCCGACCGCCGCGCCCCCGTCGAGGACGAGGACTAG
- the rimP gene encoding ribosome maturation factor RimP: MSDLEGRLSRVEAVASPVLEAHGLSLVDAEWRREGRRWVLRFYVDKPGGVGIADCQRFSREMGDVLDVSGLIPEPYDLEVSSPGLDRELKKDREFAWAVGREVHCWVREPLEGRRELTGVLVAVTSESLTVEEAGGAPCAVPRRLLSKARLEPALFNKRQGGS, from the coding sequence GTGAGCGATCTGGAAGGGCGACTCAGCCGCGTCGAAGCCGTGGCGTCCCCGGTCCTCGAGGCGCACGGGCTGTCCCTGGTCGACGCGGAGTGGCGCCGCGAGGGGCGGCGCTGGGTCCTCCGCTTCTATGTCGACAAGCCCGGTGGCGTCGGGATCGCCGACTGCCAGCGCTTCAGCCGCGAGATGGGCGACGTGCTGGATGTGTCCGGCCTCATTCCCGAGCCGTACGACCTCGAGGTGTCGTCTCCGGGCCTGGATCGCGAGCTCAAGAAGGACCGCGAGTTCGCGTGGGCGGTGGGTCGCGAGGTGCACTGCTGGGTACGCGAGCCCCTAGAGGGGCGGCGCGAGCTCACGGGCGTGCTGGTCGCGGTGACGTCGGAGTCGCTGACGGTGGAGGAGGCAGGAGGTGCGCCGTGCGCGGTGCCGCGGCGGCTCCTCAGCAAGGCGCGGCTGGAGCCCGCGCTGTTCAATAAGAGACAGGGTGGGTCGTGA
- the truB gene encoding tRNA pseudouridine(55) synthase TruB → MTAARAGATRSGILAVEKGPGVTSFQVVAHLRRLLRAPKVGHGGTLDPDATGVLPILVGEGTKLTPYLTALDKEYVATARLGLTTDTQDASGTVLRERPVPPLDGAAIAAALARFVGEIEQIPPMYSALHHEGRRLYELAREGAEVARPPRKVMVHAITLEALALPEVTFRVRCGKGTYVRTLAADLGEALGTGASLSRLVRTRVGPYHLDDAVPWDTLREAREGAALWTQLRPLDSALLELPALTLDARATQAFVHGQSVPGGSGRTGLLRVYGADGALLGVGEGQGELVKPERLLHADPPRTPVVPR, encoded by the coding sequence GTGACCGCCGCGCGCGCCGGCGCCACGCGCTCCGGTATTCTCGCCGTCGAGAAGGGACCGGGCGTGACGTCCTTCCAGGTGGTCGCGCATCTTCGCCGCCTGCTGCGAGCGCCCAAGGTCGGCCACGGCGGCACCCTCGATCCCGACGCCACCGGGGTTCTGCCCATCCTCGTGGGCGAGGGGACCAAGCTCACGCCCTATCTCACCGCGCTCGACAAGGAGTACGTGGCGACGGCGCGGCTCGGCCTGACCACCGACACGCAAGACGCCTCCGGGACGGTGCTGCGCGAGCGGCCCGTACCTCCTCTCGACGGCGCTGCCATCGCCGCCGCGCTCGCACGCTTCGTGGGTGAGATCGAGCAGATCCCGCCGATGTACTCGGCGCTCCACCACGAGGGACGGCGGCTCTACGAGCTGGCGCGCGAGGGCGCCGAGGTGGCGCGGCCGCCGCGCAAGGTGATGGTCCACGCGATCACGCTTGAGGCGCTGGCGCTCCCCGAGGTGACCTTCCGCGTGCGCTGCGGCAAGGGCACCTACGTGCGGACCCTCGCCGCCGATCTGGGCGAGGCCCTCGGCACGGGCGCCTCGCTGTCCCGCCTCGTTCGTACCCGCGTCGGCCCTTATCACCTGGACGACGCGGTGCCCTGGGACACGCTGCGCGAGGCCCGCGAGGGCGCGGCGCTCTGGACGCAGCTCCGCCCTCTCGACTCGGCGCTCCTCGAGCTGCCGGCGCTCACGCTCGACGCCCGCGCCACGCAGGCCTTCGTCCACGGCCAGTCGGTGCCCGGCGGTTCGGGGCGCACCGGGCTCCTGCGCGTGTACGGCGCCGACGGCGCCCTTCTCGGCGTGGGCGAGGGACAGGGCGAGCTCGTCAAGCCCGAGCGACTCCTCCATGCGGATCCTCCACGGACTCCCGTCGTTCCCCGCTGA
- a CDS encoding (2Fe-2S) ferredoxin domain-containing protein yields MGQYKCHVFVCTSGETCPQQGDVEKFVKTLRAAVAIAGKHTEVRINKAGCFSQCGHGPMIVTYPDNVWYHGVQESDLDEIVQSHILGGEPVARLVYDPGVPGPNKVPAASAAKPAGA; encoded by the coding sequence ATGGGACAGTACAAGTGTCACGTCTTCGTCTGCACCTCCGGCGAGACCTGCCCGCAGCAGGGTGACGTCGAGAAGTTCGTCAAGACCCTGCGTGCCGCCGTCGCCATCGCGGGGAAGCACACCGAGGTGCGGATCAACAAGGCGGGCTGCTTCTCCCAGTGCGGCCACGGCCCGATGATCGTGACCTACCCGGACAACGTCTGGTATCACGGCGTGCAGGAATCCGACCTCGACGAGATCGTCCAGTCCCACATCCTGGGCGGCGAGCCGGTGGCGCGTCTCGTGTACGACCCCGGCGTGCCCGGCCCCAACAAGGTCCCGGCCGCCTCCGCCGCCAAGCCCGCCGGAGCCTGA
- a CDS encoding bifunctional riboflavin kinase/FAD synthetase: MRILHGLPSFPAELAPSVTALGAFDGIHLAHVKILRTTVERARALGVSALTCTYEPHPAVVLNPDRAPVPIASPAENLERMGRQGLDATLVIPFTLDFSHMEAEAFVADVLVSRLRVREVVVGYNHTFGRDARGTSALLQSLGTRHGFVTHVLPPLKVDGQTVSSSAIREALREGDPARARRFLGHPYTISGPVLRGAGRGRTLGFPTANLRPDRAVLLPPGVYVARAAFAGGSAGAVVNIGYRPTFGDNQYWIEAFLLDFSGDLYDRPLTLAFYQRLRPEMKFGSVDLLKQQVMADIETARAAVPHLPDPE; encoded by the coding sequence ATGCGGATCCTCCACGGACTCCCGTCGTTCCCCGCTGAGCTGGCGCCGTCGGTGACGGCGCTCGGCGCCTTCGACGGCATCCACCTCGCGCACGTGAAGATCCTCCGCACCACCGTGGAGCGCGCGCGGGCGCTCGGCGTGTCCGCGCTGACCTGCACCTATGAGCCGCATCCCGCCGTCGTGCTCAACCCGGACCGGGCGCCCGTGCCGATCGCCTCGCCCGCGGAAAATCTCGAGCGGATGGGACGGCAGGGCCTCGACGCCACGCTGGTGATCCCGTTCACGCTCGACTTCTCCCACATGGAGGCCGAGGCCTTCGTGGCCGACGTCCTGGTCTCGCGGCTCCGTGTGAGGGAAGTTGTGGTCGGCTACAACCACACGTTCGGCCGCGACGCGCGCGGCACCTCGGCGCTGCTCCAGTCGCTGGGAACGCGTCACGGCTTCGTGACCCATGTCCTGCCGCCGCTCAAGGTGGACGGACAGACGGTGTCCTCCAGCGCCATCCGGGAAGCGCTGCGGGAGGGCGATCCTGCCCGGGCCCGCCGCTTCCTGGGCCATCCCTACACGATCAGCGGCCCCGTGCTGCGGGGCGCGGGCCGGGGCCGCACGCTGGGCTTTCCCACCGCGAACCTCCGCCCGGATCGCGCGGTGCTGCTCCCGCCCGGCGTGTATGTGGCGCGGGCCGCCTTCGCCGGCGGGAGCGCGGGCGCGGTGGTGAACATCGGCTACCGGCCGACGTTCGGCGACAACCAGTACTGGATCGAGGCCTTTCTCCTGGACTTCTCGGGCGACCTCTATGACCGGCCGCTGACTCTGGCCTTCTATCAGCGTCTCCGCCCCGAGATGAAGTTCGGCAGCGTGGACCTGCTCAAGCAGCAGGTCATGGCCGACATCGAGACCGCGCGCGCCGCCGTCCCGCATCTGCCCGACCCGGAGTGA
- the infB gene encoding translation initiation factor IF-2: protein MAGRLKVIDLAKELGVTSKDLLLALDSMGHKGKRAMTPLDNATANELRMKLGRGRELPPEPVKPKRVAKPKAAPVEGEAGDAAAKPKPARKTAAKPAAVKVEDPDIPPAAEVVKPAATIFRPAPAAPGEIAPAAAASAVESPRPAPAAERPAPVIEPSRAAPIAEPPRPAPAPVRPAAAAPPAAPPVASRRPVTPTPPVRPGVPPSRQPLTATPRIVPPSPARPVPPAPPMRPAAAPAAAAPVAPAPPAPAPAAVRPPEPRPAPAAPEPPAEVKRELIKLPESVTVGELAAAMRRKSGEVIKALLELGVMATLNEVLDPTAAKLVADKFNFDVEVRSLEGDVLEEEETDPSQLKARPPVVTVMGHVDHGKTSLLDAIRKTRVAEKEAGGITQHIGAYQVDTSHGKVTFLDTPGHEAFTAMRARGAKATDIVILVVAADDGVMPQTVEAVNHAKAADVPIIVAVNKIDKPGSEPDRVKRELSNHGLVPEDWGGQTIFVHTSAKRGDGIAQLLEMTALQSEILELKANPNRAARGVIVEGRLDRGRGPVATALIQSGTLKEGDAVVVGSQSGRVRAMFSDRGKKAQKAGPADPVEILGLSGVPQAGDTLLVVADERKARQIATVRAEREKLKGKGSARVTLEELHKQIESGEVKELRLILKADVQGSVEALTESLERLSTDEVKLKVIHGSVGAVNESDVMLASASNAIVLGFNVKADAKAASQAQADGVDVRSYSIIYDVINDVRAALSGMLAPEIRETILGRAQVRQLFPISKLGLIFGSSVTEGKMVRGARVRVKRGDTLQGEGTISSLKRFKDDVREVLQGLECGIGVDGVKGVAAGDIIEAFTTEEVARTL, encoded by the coding sequence TTGGCGGGACGTCTGAAGGTTATTGACCTGGCGAAGGAGCTGGGAGTCACCAGCAAGGATCTCTTGCTGGCCCTCGACAGCATGGGCCACAAGGGCAAGCGCGCGATGACGCCGCTCGACAACGCGACGGCGAACGAGCTGCGCATGAAGCTCGGACGGGGGCGCGAGCTGCCCCCCGAGCCCGTCAAGCCTAAGCGCGTTGCCAAGCCCAAGGCCGCGCCCGTCGAGGGCGAAGCCGGCGACGCCGCCGCCAAGCCCAAGCCCGCGCGCAAGACCGCCGCGAAGCCCGCGGCCGTCAAGGTCGAGGATCCCGACATCCCGCCAGCCGCCGAGGTCGTCAAGCCCGCGGCCACGATTTTCCGTCCCGCTCCCGCCGCCCCCGGCGAGATCGCCCCTGCGGCGGCGGCGTCCGCGGTGGAGTCGCCACGCCCCGCGCCCGCGGCGGAGCGGCCCGCGCCGGTGATCGAGCCGTCGCGGGCCGCTCCCATCGCCGAGCCTCCGAGGCCGGCGCCGGCCCCCGTTCGTCCCGCGGCGGCGGCGCCCCCCGCAGCGCCGCCGGTGGCGTCGCGCCGTCCCGTCACGCCGACCCCCCCGGTGCGCCCGGGCGTTCCGCCCTCGCGCCAGCCCCTCACCGCCACCCCGCGCATCGTGCCGCCGTCGCCCGCGCGTCCGGTGCCGCCCGCACCGCCCATGCGTCCGGCGGCGGCGCCCGCCGCCGCTGCTCCCGTCGCGCCCGCGCCGCCGGCTCCGGCCCCGGCCGCCGTCCGGCCGCCCGAGCCCAGGCCCGCGCCCGCGGCGCCCGAGCCCCCCGCCGAGGTCAAGCGCGAGCTGATCAAGCTGCCGGAATCCGTGACGGTCGGCGAGCTCGCCGCGGCCATGCGCCGGAAGTCGGGCGAGGTCATCAAGGCACTCCTCGAGCTCGGCGTCATGGCCACCCTCAACGAGGTGCTGGATCCGACCGCAGCCAAGCTCGTCGCGGACAAGTTCAACTTCGACGTGGAGGTGCGGTCGCTCGAGGGCGACGTGCTGGAGGAGGAAGAGACGGATCCGAGCCAGCTCAAGGCGCGGCCCCCGGTGGTGACGGTCATGGGTCACGTCGACCACGGTAAGACCTCGCTGCTCGACGCGATCCGCAAGACGCGCGTGGCCGAGAAGGAGGCGGGGGGCATCACCCAGCACATCGGCGCCTATCAGGTGGACACGAGCCACGGCAAGGTCACGTTCCTGGACACACCGGGTCACGAGGCCTTCACGGCCATGCGGGCCCGGGGCGCGAAGGCGACCGACATCGTCATCCTGGTGGTGGCGGCGGACGACGGCGTGATGCCGCAGACGGTGGAGGCGGTGAACCACGCCAAGGCGGCGGACGTGCCGATCATCGTGGCGGTGAACAAGATCGACAAGCCGGGCTCCGAGCCCGATCGCGTCAAGCGTGAGCTGTCCAATCACGGGCTGGTCCCGGAGGACTGGGGCGGGCAGACGATCTTCGTGCACACCTCGGCGAAGCGCGGCGACGGCATTGCGCAGCTCCTCGAGATGACCGCGCTTCAGTCCGAGATCCTCGAGCTCAAGGCCAATCCCAACCGCGCCGCCCGCGGGGTCATCGTGGAAGGCCGGCTTGACCGCGGTCGCGGCCCCGTGGCCACCGCGCTGATCCAGTCGGGCACGCTCAAGGAGGGCGACGCGGTGGTGGTGGGTTCGCAGTCCGGCCGCGTCCGCGCGATGTTCTCGGACCGCGGCAAGAAGGCGCAGAAGGCGGGCCCCGCCGATCCCGTGGAGATCCTCGGCCTCTCCGGCGTGCCCCAGGCGGGCGACACGCTGCTGGTGGTGGCCGATGAGCGCAAGGCGCGGCAGATCGCCACCGTTCGGGCCGAGCGCGAGAAGCTCAAGGGCAAGGGCAGCGCTCGCGTCACCCTGGAGGAGCTGCACAAGCAGATCGAGTCCGGCGAGGTCAAGGAGCTGCGGCTCATCCTGAAGGCCGACGTGCAGGGCTCGGTGGAGGCGCTCACGGAATCGCTGGAGCGTCTCTCCACCGACGAGGTCAAGCTCAAGGTCATCCACGGCTCGGTGGGCGCGGTGAACGAGTCGGACGTCATGCTCGCCTCCGCCTCCAACGCCATCGTGCTCGGCTTCAACGTGAAGGCGGACGCGAAGGCGGCCAGCCAGGCGCAGGCCGATGGAGTGGACGTGCGGAGCTACAGTATCATCTACGACGTCATCAACGACGTCCGGGCGGCGCTGTCCGGCATGCTCGCGCCCGAGATCCGCGAGACGATCCTCGGACGCGCGCAGGTGCGCCAGCTGTTCCCCATCTCCAAGCTGGGCCTCATCTTCGGCTCCTCGGTGACGGAGGGAAAGATGGTGCGCGGCGCCCGCGTGCGGGTGAAGCGCGGCGACACGCTCCAGGGCGAGGGCACCATCTCCTCCCTCAAGCGGTTCAAGGACGACGTGCGCGAAGTGCTGCAGGGGCTGGAGTGCGGCATCGGCGTGGACGGCGTCAAGGGGGTGGCCGCGGGGGACATCATCGAGGCCTTTACCACCGAAGAGGTGGCCCGGACGCTCTAG
- a CDS encoding bifunctional oligoribonuclease/PAP phosphatase NrnA: MAEFSTVPPPALLDALKRRTGEVLLLGHVHPDADVLGTLLGLGLALERAGWPPTFAGPHPVPEVLSFLPGAARYEVWARAPRQFDVLVLTDCPNHARTEGLLEQARGPASAVLNIDHHPDNRRYGTVDWIDPSAAATGEMIWELLGRLGLPLTADVALNLYAAIHTDTGSFRYSNTTARTFQIAADLTRAGAEPALVTDWLYQRRPPRALNELGELLRRVEVSPDGAVAWLTVPRGLVSEDFMAAEDVVTYPRSIAGVKVAVVLREEAPGKVKVSLRGKGEIPVNRIAGRFGGGGHENAAGCTLSSSLDDATTTVLAAVREALTAPVR; this comes from the coding sequence GTGGCGGAGTTCTCCACGGTGCCGCCGCCGGCGCTGCTCGACGCCCTGAAGCGCCGGACGGGCGAGGTCCTGCTCCTCGGGCACGTGCATCCCGACGCCGACGTGCTCGGCACGCTGCTGGGGCTGGGGCTGGCCCTCGAGCGCGCGGGGTGGCCGCCCACCTTCGCGGGGCCGCATCCGGTACCCGAGGTGCTGTCCTTCCTGCCCGGCGCTGCGCGCTACGAGGTCTGGGCGCGCGCGCCGCGCCAGTTCGACGTGCTCGTGCTCACCGACTGCCCGAACCATGCCCGCACCGAAGGGCTGCTGGAACAGGCGCGCGGCCCGGCCAGCGCGGTGCTGAACATCGATCATCACCCGGACAACCGGCGCTACGGGACCGTGGACTGGATCGACCCCTCGGCGGCGGCCACCGGCGAGATGATCTGGGAGCTCCTCGGCCGCCTGGGTCTGCCGCTGACCGCGGACGTCGCGCTCAACCTCTACGCCGCCATCCACACCGACACCGGCTCCTTCCGCTACTCCAACACGACCGCGCGGACCTTCCAGATCGCGGCGGACCTCACCCGCGCGGGCGCCGAGCCGGCGCTCGTCACCGACTGGCTCTATCAGCGGCGGCCGCCCCGAGCCCTCAACGAGCTGGGCGAGCTGCTGCGCCGTGTCGAGGTGAGCCCGGACGGCGCGGTGGCCTGGCTGACCGTGCCGCGCGGGCTTGTGAGCGAGGACTTCATGGCGGCGGAAGACGTGGTGACGTATCCCCGCTCCATCGCCGGCGTGAAGGTGGCGGTGGTGCTTCGCGAGGAAGCGCCCGGGAAGGTGAAGGTGAGCCTGCGCGGCAAGGGCGAGATCCCGGTGAATCGGATCGCGGGGCGCTTCGGCGGTGGCGGCCACGAGAACGCGGCGGGCTGCACCCTGTCGAGCTCCCTCGACGACGCCACCACCACGGTGCTCGCGGCGGTTCGCGAGGCCCTCACCGCGCCCGTCCGGTGA
- the nusA gene encoding transcription termination factor NusA has translation MINKELIYVIQQIGNEKGIGVEVLFEALESALLSASKKTMGVADNVRMHLDRHTGSLQVFARKKVVETVSDPKLEIRLAEARALNRDAELDDEIEVELPPQEFGRIAAQTAKQVILQRVRDAERDAIYSDFIDKEGKIVRGVVHRIEKRNVIVELGKAEGVITEREQIPGERYNPGDRVRAYVLEVKKTAKGPQIMLSRTHPGFLARLFEAEIPEIAEGIVQVRAAAREAGERAKVAVASTKRDVDPIGACVGLRGTRIQVISRELRGEKIDIVEWAPDPGAFVSRALSPAKVSSVRVSEPEGEGEQGSVLVVVPDNQLSLAIGKRGQNARLAAKLTGLRVDIKSEGELEEERRLEEEERAAGRAALASFQGVGAQMVDRLTDAGLFSPARIVRAGLEALEAVPGVGVTKAAAILKAATEWVEAHPETVASEPDADEGSAASAGAESAGPEDETRSTAG, from the coding sequence GTGATCAACAAAGAGCTCATCTACGTCATTCAGCAGATCGGCAACGAGAAGGGGATCGGGGTCGAGGTCCTTTTCGAGGCGCTGGAGTCCGCCCTGCTGTCGGCGTCCAAGAAGACGATGGGCGTGGCGGACAACGTTCGCATGCACCTGGACCGCCACACCGGCTCGCTGCAGGTGTTCGCCCGGAAGAAAGTCGTGGAGACGGTCAGCGATCCCAAGCTCGAGATCCGCCTGGCCGAGGCCCGCGCGCTCAACCGCGACGCCGAGCTGGACGACGAGATCGAGGTGGAGCTGCCTCCGCAGGAGTTCGGACGCATCGCCGCCCAGACCGCCAAGCAGGTGATCCTGCAGCGTGTGCGCGACGCGGAGCGGGACGCGATCTACTCCGATTTCATCGACAAGGAGGGCAAGATTGTCCGCGGCGTCGTGCACCGCATCGAGAAGCGGAACGTGATCGTGGAGCTGGGCAAGGCGGAGGGCGTGATCACGGAGCGCGAGCAGATCCCCGGCGAGCGCTACAATCCCGGCGACCGCGTGCGCGCCTACGTGCTCGAGGTGAAGAAGACCGCCAAGGGCCCACAGATCATGCTCTCGCGCACGCATCCGGGCTTCCTCGCCCGGCTCTTCGAGGCGGAGATCCCGGAGATCGCCGAGGGCATCGTGCAGGTGCGGGCCGCCGCGCGTGAAGCGGGGGAGCGGGCGAAGGTCGCCGTCGCCTCGACGAAGCGAGACGTGGATCCCATCGGGGCCTGCGTGGGACTGCGCGGCACTCGCATCCAGGTCATCAGCCGCGAGCTGCGGGGCGAGAAGATCGACATCGTCGAGTGGGCGCCGGATCCCGGCGCCTTCGTGTCGCGCGCGCTGTCTCCGGCCAAGGTCTCGTCGGTGAGGGTGAGCGAGCCCGAGGGGGAAGGCGAGCAGGGCTCGGTGCTCGTGGTCGTCCCCGACAATCAGCTCTCGCTCGCCATCGGCAAGCGGGGGCAGAACGCGCGTCTGGCGGCCAAGCTGACCGGGCTTCGCGTGGACATCAAGAGCGAGGGCGAGCTGGAGGAGGAGCGCCGTCTGGAGGAGGAGGAGCGCGCCGCCGGCCGTGCGGCCCTGGCGAGCTTCCAGGGCGTGGGCGCGCAGATGGTGGACCGGCTCACCGACGCGGGTCTGTTCTCGCCGGCGCGCATCGTGCGCGCGGGCCTCGAGGCGCTCGAGGCGGTCCCGGGTGTGGGGGTCACCAAGGCCGCGGCCATTCTCAAGGCGGCGACCGAATGGGTGGAGGCGCATCCCGAGACCGTGGCGTCCGAGCCGGACGCCGACGAGGGATCGGCCGCGTCGGCCGGCGCCGAGAGTGCGGGGCCGGAGGACGAGACCCGGTCGACGGCGGGGTGA
- a CDS encoding proline--tRNA ligase — MRWKRALIPTLRDDPADAEAVSHRLMVRAGLVRQLAAGLYVYLPLGLRVLDKVNAIIREEMNRIGGQEISMPVLHPAEIWQQSGRWDAIGAEMFRLKDRYGRDMVLAMTHEEVIAWLAAKEIRSYRDLPQIWYQIQTKERDEARPRSGVLRTREFLMKDSYTLDPDVEALDRSYRAHHDAYCRIFERCGVRYIVVDSDPGMMGGSGSHEFMAPSSAGEDDVALCVACGYAANVELARGVPGTPDAPWSAPAEVATPGAKTIAEVSTQLRIDPALMVKSLLFIGPNGPVLALVRGDHALHERKLARVLGGEARPAHPEEVKTHLGVAPGSVGPVKAPGGVRVLADESLRSGRYVVGAGREGYHLVGVAPGVDFSTEFVDLQVALPGEACPRCGKPLAVERVIEIGNIFKLGTTYSATLGATYLDEQGQQKPVVMGSYGIGPARVAAAAVEQRHDADGIIWPWAICPFQVHLVPIAGKDDTQTVAAEAMYRELTEAGLEVLMDDREERAGVKFKDADLLGCPIRITVGQGLVKDGVVEIRERGTREDRKVPRAEVLATVKEIAARLARA; from the coding sequence GTGCGCTGGAAGCGCGCCCTCATCCCGACGCTGCGAGACGATCCCGCCGACGCGGAGGCGGTGAGCCATCGCCTCATGGTCCGGGCGGGCCTGGTGCGACAGCTCGCGGCGGGCCTCTACGTGTACCTGCCGCTGGGCCTCCGGGTGCTCGACAAGGTCAACGCGATCATCCGCGAGGAGATGAACCGCATCGGCGGGCAGGAGATCTCGATGCCGGTGCTCCACCCCGCGGAGATCTGGCAGCAGTCGGGGCGCTGGGACGCCATCGGCGCCGAGATGTTTCGCTTGAAGGACCGCTACGGTCGCGACATGGTCCTGGCGATGACGCACGAGGAGGTCATCGCCTGGCTCGCGGCCAAGGAGATCCGCTCCTACCGCGACCTCCCGCAGATCTGGTACCAGATCCAGACCAAGGAGCGGGACGAGGCGCGGCCGCGCTCGGGCGTGCTGCGCACGCGCGAGTTCCTCATGAAGGACTCGTACACCCTCGATCCGGATGTGGAGGCGCTGGACCGCTCGTATCGCGCCCACCACGACGCCTACTGCCGGATCTTCGAGCGCTGCGGCGTGCGCTACATCGTGGTCGACTCCGATCCCGGCATGATGGGCGGCTCGGGCTCGCACGAGTTCATGGCACCCAGCTCGGCGGGTGAGGACGACGTGGCCCTCTGCGTGGCGTGCGGCTACGCGGCCAACGTGGAGCTGGCCCGGGGAGTGCCCGGCACGCCGGACGCCCCGTGGAGCGCGCCCGCGGAGGTCGCCACGCCCGGGGCCAAGACCATCGCGGAGGTATCGACCCAGCTGCGGATCGATCCGGCGCTCATGGTAAAGTCGCTGCTGTTCATCGGGCCCAACGGGCCGGTGCTGGCGCTCGTGCGGGGCGACCACGCGCTCCACGAGCGCAAGCTCGCGCGCGTCCTCGGCGGCGAGGCGCGGCCGGCCCACCCCGAGGAAGTGAAGACGCACCTAGGCGTCGCGCCCGGCTCCGTGGGCCCGGTCAAGGCGCCGGGCGGCGTCCGGGTGCTGGCGGACGAGTCGCTGCGCAGCGGGCGCTACGTGGTGGGGGCCGGTCGCGAGGGCTATCACCTCGTCGGGGTGGCGCCGGGCGTCGACTTCTCCACGGAGTTCGTCGACCTTCAGGTGGCGCTGCCGGGGGAGGCGTGTCCGCGCTGCGGCAAGCCGCTCGCCGTCGAGCGAGTCATCGAGATCGGCAACATCTTCAAGCTCGGCACCACGTACTCGGCCACGCTCGGGGCGACGTATCTCGACGAGCAGGGGCAGCAAAAGCCGGTGGTGATGGGCTCCTACGGGATCGGACCCGCGCGCGTCGCCGCCGCCGCCGTCGAGCAGCGCCACGACGCCGACGGGATCATCTGGCCGTGGGCCATCTGTCCGTTCCAGGTCCACCTGGTCCCGATCGCGGGCAAGGACGACACGCAGACCGTCGCCGCGGAGGCCATGTATCGTGAGCTGACCGAGGCTGGGCTTGAGGTGCTCATGGACGACCGCGAGGAGCGCGCCGGGGTGAAGTTCAAGGACGCCGACCTCCTCGGCTGTCCCATCCGGATCACGGTGGGGCAGGGACTCGTCAAGGACGGCGTGGTGGAGATCCGGGAGCGGGGGACCCGCGAGGACCGAAAAGTCCCCCGTGCTGAGGTGCTCGCCACCGTGAAGGAGATCGCCGCCCGGCTCGCGCGCGCCTGA
- a CDS encoding DUF503 domain-containing protein, which produces MAVGTVELHLPDVGSLKGKRHALKGLKEKLRHRFELSVAEVDHHDLWQRATLALAYVSGDSRHANEVISKAVDFIEDNLDGYITNVEVEIL; this is translated from the coding sequence GTGGCGGTCGGCACCGTGGAGCTGCACCTCCCCGACGTGGGATCGCTCAAGGGCAAGCGGCACGCCCTCAAGGGGCTCAAGGAGAAGCTCCGGCACCGCTTCGAGCTCTCCGTCGCCGAGGTCGATCACCACGATCTCTGGCAGCGGGCGACCCTGGCGCTTGCCTACGTCTCCGGCGACTCCCGGCACGCCAACGAGGTCATCTCCAAGGCCGTCGACTTCATCGAGGACAACCTCGACGGGTACATCACCAACGTCGAGGTCGAGATTCTCTAG